In a genomic window of Deinococcus aestuarii:
- a CDS encoding RNA polymerase sigma factor, producing the protein MTEVPDVLTPELLARLSNGEEAAWYDFVSAYEGRMYAYLYRLEGNADDALDLTQEVFYRAWRSIRTFRAGERVLPWLYQVARNTQIESHRRKQLQRFSLEEAREDVGFEVTSAARSPVQAAESADAQDRVQRALMRLPEEYREAVVLRFVEDLPYDEIARIQGVAVGTAKSRVFRAKEQLAELLADVTDVH; encoded by the coding sequence GTGACCGAAGTGCCCGATGTCCTCACGCCCGAGCTGCTCGCCCGCCTCAGTAACGGGGAGGAGGCCGCGTGGTACGACTTCGTGAGCGCCTACGAGGGGCGGATGTACGCCTACCTCTACCGTCTGGAGGGCAACGCGGACGACGCGCTCGACCTCACCCAGGAGGTTTTTTACCGGGCGTGGAGAAGCATCCGCACCTTCCGCGCGGGTGAGCGGGTGCTGCCCTGGCTGTATCAGGTCGCGCGGAATACCCAGATCGAGTCTCACCGCCGCAAGCAGCTCCAGCGCTTCAGCCTGGAGGAGGCGCGCGAGGACGTGGGCTTCGAGGTGACGAGTGCCGCCCGCTCGCCGGTGCAGGCCGCCGAGAGCGCCGACGCGCAGGACCGGGTGCAGCGGGCCCTGATGCGGCTGCCGGAGGAGTACCGCGAGGCGGTCGTGCTGCGCTTCGTCGAGGACCTGCCCTACGACGAGATCGCCCGGATTCAGGGGGTGGCGGTCGGCACGGCGAAAAGCCGCGTCTTCCGGGCGAAGGAACAACTGGCGGAACTGCTGGCGGACGTGACGGACGTGCATTGA
- a CDS encoding FUN14 domain-containing protein has protein sequence MPPDTLSTTALIGALRPLLPDLSVGALLGFATGLALKKLGRVTLVALGLLVLTLQLLASFDLVTVHWSRVQALADPWLRQGGEAGAGWLGRVLTARLPFAGAFTAGLLVGLRARG, from the coding sequence GTGCCCCCCGACACCCTCTCCACCACCGCCCTCATAGGCGCCCTTCGGCCCCTCCTCCCCGACCTCAGCGTCGGTGCCCTGCTGGGATTTGCCACCGGGCTCGCCCTCAAGAAGCTCGGGCGGGTCACCCTCGTCGCGCTGGGCCTGCTCGTTCTGACCCTGCAACTCCTCGCCTCTTTCGACCTCGTGACCGTCCACTGGTCGCGCGTGCAGGCCCTCGCCGACCCGTGGCTGCGGCAGGGAGGCGAGGCGGGGGCCGGGTGGCTGGGGCGGGTGCTGACGGCGCGGCTGCCCTTCGCGGGGGCGTTCACGGCGGGGCTGCTGGTGGGGCTGCGGGCGCGGGGGTGA
- a CDS encoding LLM class flavin-dependent oxidoreductase: MTQPSPSEFLWFLQLSRDGEFIGTREKPPRRPTLPYLSSLITTAGEAGFEALLTATNYHSEHENYTAAIAALARTAQTDPGLLIAVRPGMFHPAMYAKMLATAQNLFPGRVRVNIVTGSSPAENAMYGDFEPHAQRYERTRGFMSILRQLWTQPPPVSHRSELFAFENAVLDPPPVQPIPIYFGGASPVAQRIAADLADVYLMWGEREDMLAERMGQMRALEGETGRALRYGLRTHVVVRETEEEAWQAAERLISRVDPEVRQAFVESYKHVDGVGQLRQIEMLRGLEDGNLLVEPNLWAGVGMARSGVGVALIGSPEQVAAKIRRYETMGFSSFIFSGYPHLEEARRFGELVMPLLRGQGGEGSRQIHTDTVAPVA; this comes from the coding sequence ATGACCCAACCCTCCCCATCCGAATTCCTGTGGTTCCTCCAGCTCTCCCGGGACGGCGAGTTCATCGGCACGCGGGAGAAGCCGCCGCGCAGGCCCACGCTGCCCTACCTCTCCAGCCTGATCACGACGGCGGGCGAAGCGGGATTCGAGGCGCTGCTGACGGCGACGAACTACCACAGCGAACACGAGAACTACACGGCGGCGATTGCGGCCCTCGCGCGGACGGCGCAGACGGACCCGGGGCTCCTCATCGCGGTGCGGCCCGGCATGTTCCACCCGGCCATGTACGCGAAGATGCTCGCCACGGCGCAAAACCTCTTCCCCGGGCGGGTGCGGGTGAACATCGTGACGGGGAGCAGCCCCGCCGAGAACGCGATGTACGGCGACTTCGAGCCGCACGCCCAGCGGTACGAGCGGACGCGCGGGTTCATGTCCATCCTGCGTCAGCTCTGGACCCAGCCGCCGCCCGTGAGCCACCGCTCGGAGCTGTTCGCCTTCGAGAACGCGGTGCTGGACCCGCCGCCTGTGCAGCCCATCCCGATCTACTTCGGGGGCGCCTCGCCCGTCGCGCAGCGCATCGCCGCCGACCTCGCCGACGTGTACCTGATGTGGGGCGAGCGGGAGGACATGCTGGCCGAGCGAATGGGCCAGATGCGGGCGCTGGAGGGGGAAACGGGCCGAGCCCTCCGCTACGGCCTGCGGACGCACGTCGTCGTGCGCGAGACCGAGGAGGAGGCGTGGCAGGCGGCTGAACGCCTGATCTCGCGGGTGGACCCCGAGGTGCGCCAGGCCTTTGTGGAGAGCTACAAGCACGTGGACGGCGTGGGCCAACTGCGCCAGATCGAGATGCTGCGCGGGCTGGAGGACGGGAACCTCCTCGTCGAGCCGAACCTCTGGGCGGGCGTCGGCATGGCCCGCAGCGGGGTGGGCGTGGCGCTGATCGGCAGCCCAGAGCAGGTCGCGGCCAAGATTCGGCGGTACGAGACGATGGGCTTTTCGTCCTTCATCTTCAGCGGCTACCCGCACCTGGAGGAGGCGCGGCGCTTCGGCGAACTCGTCATGCCGCTGCTCAGGGGGCAGGGCGGCGAGGGCTCGCGGCAGATTCACACGGACACGGTCGCGCCGGTCGCGTAG
- a CDS encoding carbohydrate ABC transporter permease produces MEQAPRLNLSERVVRALGLALLVFGGFFPLVWMLLTSLKTEGELQQFPVQYLPSQPDVANYARVFSEQPFGTFFMNSLIVSLLSTALCVAVAVPAAYALSRLEIRARGLLLTLVVAFSMLPVVSLLVPLFRLMRSAQLLNTYPALILPYAALSLPVAILTLVAFFSAIPRDLESAAMVDGSTRVGAMTRIVLPLSLPGVVTAALLVFVNSWNEFLLALSFNTRLNMRTVSVGVTLYQGEFAFPWPLISAAVVIAVVPIVVLIAVFQKRFVAGLTAGGVKA; encoded by the coding sequence ATGGAACAGGCTCCCCGACTGAACCTGAGCGAACGGGTTGTTCGCGCCCTCGGCCTCGCCCTGCTCGTCTTCGGCGGCTTCTTCCCGCTGGTGTGGATGCTGCTCACCAGCCTGAAGACGGAGGGAGAACTCCAGCAGTTCCCGGTGCAATACCTCCCTTCCCAGCCGGATGTCGCCAATTACGCGCGGGTGTTTTCCGAGCAGCCCTTCGGCACCTTCTTCATGAACTCGCTGATCGTCAGCCTGCTCAGCACGGCGCTGTGCGTGGCGGTCGCGGTGCCCGCAGCCTACGCGCTCTCCAGGTTGGAGATTCGGGCGCGGGGGCTGCTGCTCACCCTTGTCGTCGCCTTCTCCATGCTGCCGGTCGTGAGCCTGCTCGTGCCCCTCTTCCGGCTGATGCGGAGCGCGCAACTCCTCAACACCTACCCCGCCCTGATCCTCCCCTATGCGGCGCTGAGCCTGCCCGTCGCCATCCTCACGCTCGTCGCCTTTTTCAGCGCCATCCCGCGTGACCTCGAATCGGCGGCGATGGTGGACGGCTCCACCCGCGTCGGCGCGATGACCCGAATCGTGCTGCCGCTGAGCCTGCCGGGCGTGGTGACGGCGGCGCTCCTCGTCTTCGTCAACTCGTGGAACGAATTCCTGCTGGCGCTGAGCTTCAACACGCGGCTCAACATGCGGACCGTATCGGTCGGCGTGACGCTGTACCAGGGGGAATTCGCGTTCCCGTGGCCGCTGATCAGCGCGGCGGTGGTGATCGCGGTGGTGCCCATCGTCGTGCTGATCGCCGTGTTCCAGAAGCGGTTCGTGGCGGGGCTGACGGCAGGCGGGGTGAAGGCGTGA
- a CDS encoding carbohydrate ABC transporter permease has translation MRTEAGNVGTAPAPRSRRRRGGDGLLAALLLAPAALLLCGVLLFPMLTTFRDSLFVNKLTEPWAGTPFVGLGQYAQMVQDPRFLTALRNTLFFGVLTVGGSFLVGIPMALLAHTPSRVRGLARVALLLPWAMPPVITGLIFAWLFNGQYGVVNDVLVRAGIVGEPLRWLSTPGLAVVAMVITIVWKTSSFVALIVLGGLQGIPRELTEAADVDGATRVQTFWRVILPLLAPSLAVAFIFRAISAVQVFDIPYTFIQQAPAQGLLETLGVYIYRTSIEFLDFGYAATLSVALFAVSLAVTLVYVRFVRGGEG, from the coding sequence TTGCGCACTGAGGCGGGCAACGTCGGCACGGCCCCCGCTCCCCGGTCGCGGCGCAGGCGGGGGGGAGACGGGCTGCTCGCCGCCCTCCTCCTGGCCCCCGCCGCCCTGCTGCTGTGCGGCGTGCTGCTCTTTCCCATGCTGACGACCTTCCGCGACAGCCTGTTCGTGAACAAGCTGACCGAGCCGTGGGCGGGCACGCCCTTCGTCGGGTTGGGGCAATACGCGCAGATGGTGCAGGACCCGCGCTTCCTGACCGCCCTGCGCAACACCCTCTTCTTCGGGGTGCTGACGGTGGGCGGCTCCTTCCTCGTCGGTATTCCGATGGCGCTGCTCGCCCACACGCCGAGCCGGGTGCGGGGGCTGGCGCGGGTGGCCCTGCTGCTCCCGTGGGCGATGCCGCCCGTCATCACGGGATTGATCTTCGCCTGGCTGTTCAACGGGCAGTACGGGGTGGTGAACGACGTGCTGGTGCGGGCGGGCATCGTCGGGGAGCCCCTGCGCTGGCTCTCGACCCCGGGACTCGCGGTCGTGGCGATGGTGATCACGATTGTCTGGAAGACGAGTTCCTTCGTCGCCCTCATTGTGCTGGGCGGCCTTCAGGGCATCCCGCGCGAGCTGACGGAAGCGGCGGACGTGGACGGGGCGACGCGAGTGCAGACCTTCTGGCGGGTGATCCTGCCGCTGCTCGCGCCGAGCCTCGCGGTGGCCTTCATCTTCCGGGCGATCAGCGCCGTGCAGGTGTTCGACATCCCGTACACGTTCATCCAGCAGGCCCCGGCGCAGGGACTTCTGGAAACGCTCGGCGTCTACATCTACCGCACGAGCATCGAGTTTCTGGACTTCGGGTACGCGGCGACCCTCAGCGTGGCGCTGTTCGCGGTGAGCCTCGCCGTCACGCTCGTCTACGTGCGCTTCGTGCGCGGCGGGGAGGGCTGA
- a CDS encoding ABC transporter substrate-binding protein, whose translation MRTRLTLTALLALTGAASAAPTTLTVFMGSQQRPEIFQPLFDRFERQNPNIEVKIETGGATSEAQNQYLTTVLAARDPSLDVFLIDVVRTATFAAAGWAEPLDAYLPSKDAYLRAFLKGPINAATVGGKLYAMPAFTDAQFLYYRKDLLAKYNAKVPRTWDELATTAARIQKAEGGNLQGFNFQGAPIEGTVCNFLQTLWTAGGNVGAVDSPAGRQGLGFLVNSVKTKIAPPASAEMKTDDSRQQFQAGSVLFGLNWSYAWAHFQGNSPQPTRVKGDVGVAPLPAFGKNATATCTGGWQWAVSAYSRNKPAAAKLLQFMASADVQREMAVKGAYLPVRASLYNDRAVLAANPHFKDLYRIVTGARPRPITPAYPRVSEIIRNNVSAAVAGSKTVDAALKDMQRDLGGVLK comes from the coding sequence ATGCGTACCCGCCTCACCCTCACCGCCCTCCTCGCCCTCACGGGAGCCGCCAGCGCCGCGCCCACCACCCTGACCGTGTTCATGGGGAGCCAGCAGCGACCCGAAATCTTCCAGCCCCTCTTCGACCGCTTCGAGCGCCAGAACCCCAATATCGAGGTGAAGATCGAGACGGGCGGCGCCACGAGCGAGGCGCAAAACCAGTACCTCACGACCGTCCTCGCCGCGCGGGACCCCAGCCTCGACGTCTTCCTGATCGACGTGGTGCGGACCGCGACCTTCGCCGCCGCCGGGTGGGCCGAGCCGCTCGACGCCTACCTGCCGAGCAAGGACGCCTACCTGCGCGCCTTCCTGAAGGGGCCGATCAACGCGGCGACGGTGGGGGGCAAGCTCTACGCGATGCCCGCCTTCACCGACGCGCAGTTCCTGTACTACCGCAAGGACCTCCTGGCGAAGTACAACGCGAAGGTGCCGCGCACCTGGGACGAACTCGCCACGACCGCCGCGCGCATCCAGAAGGCGGAGGGCGGAAACCTTCAGGGCTTCAACTTCCAGGGGGCGCCCATCGAGGGGACGGTCTGCAACTTCCTGCAAACGCTGTGGACGGCGGGCGGCAACGTGGGGGCGGTGGACAGCCCGGCGGGGCGGCAGGGGCTGGGCTTCCTCGTGAACTCGGTGAAGACGAAGATCGCGCCTCCTGCCAGCGCCGAGATGAAGACCGACGACTCGCGCCAGCAGTTCCAGGCGGGCAGCGTCCTTTTCGGCCTGAACTGGAGCTACGCCTGGGCGCACTTCCAGGGCAACAGCCCGCAGCCCACGCGGGTCAAGGGCGACGTGGGGGTGGCCCCCCTGCCCGCCTTCGGCAAGAACGCCACCGCCACCTGCACGGGCGGCTGGCAGTGGGCGGTCAGCGCGTACAGCCGGAACAAGCCCGCCGCCGCGAAACTCCTGCAATTCATGGCGAGCGCCGACGTGCAGCGCGAGATGGCGGTCAAGGGTGCCTACCTCCCCGTGCGCGCCAGCCTCTACAACGACCGGGCGGTGCTCGCCGCCAACCCGCACTTCAAGGACCTCTACCGCATCGTGACGGGCGCGCGGCCCCGGCCCATCACGCCCGCCTATCCGCGCGTGTCGGAGATCATCCGCAACAACGTGTCGGCGGCGGTCGCGGGCAGCAAGACGGTGGACGCGGCCCTGAAGGACATGCAGCGCGACCTGGGCGGCGTGCTGAAGTGA
- the tsaB gene encoding tRNA (adenosine(37)-N6)-threonylcarbamoyltransferase complex dimerization subunit type 1 TsaB produces the protein MPGAPPVTLALDTATPFLTLAVMWPGGERQFSEEVGRAHAERLADAVRAMFGEAGLPFRADRIVIGTGPGSYTGVRVGASYALGLGRAWGVPVLGVSTLEGLVRGPGGETPEGRVAVSQDARRGQVYGAMYGVRGGAVSDVIHPPAKRPLEEFEALAAGLPHHRDTPPDGLALLKAGLGHGRAEWSLAYL, from the coding sequence ATGCCTGGAGCCCCCCCCGTCACCCTCGCCCTCGACACCGCCACGCCCTTCCTCACGCTGGCCGTCATGTGGCCGGGCGGCGAGCGGCAATTCTCCGAGGAGGTGGGCCGCGCCCACGCCGAACGCCTCGCCGACGCGGTGCGGGCGATGTTCGGGGAGGCCGGGCTCCCCTTCCGGGCGGACCGCATCGTGATCGGCACCGGGCCGGGCTCGTACACGGGGGTGCGGGTGGGCGCGAGCTACGCGCTGGGGCTGGGGCGGGCGTGGGGCGTGCCCGTCCTCGGCGTCTCCACCCTGGAGGGGCTGGTGCGCGGACCAGGTGGGGAGACGCCGGAGGGCCGGGTCGCCGTCTCCCAGGACGCGCGGCGCGGGCAGGTCTACGGGGCGATGTACGGGGTGCGAGGGGGCGCCGTTTCGGACGTGATCCATCCCCCCGCGAAACGGCCCCTGGAGGAGTTCGAGGCGCTCGCCGCCGGGCTGCCTCACCACCGGGATACCCCGCCGGACGGGCTCGCCCTCTTGAAAGCCGGGCTGGGGCACGGGCGGGCGGAGTGGTCGCTCGCGTACCTCTGA
- a CDS encoding citrate/2-methylcitrate synthase: MTNIAKGLEGVLFTESKLTFINGTEGILTHLGIPIQEWAENSTFEELSLALLDGGLPTSGDLAAFDAELKANRAVSPQLLEVIAAMPRGVHPMQALRTAVSYLGLLDPQAEETTEQARRAISVRMIAQFATVIAAIYRAQQGQEVVAPRQDLTHAGNFLYMLTDKEPSPEQARLFDIALVLHADHGMNASTFTAIATSSTLSDMYSCITSAIGALKGPLHGGANEAVMDMLDEIGTPDRAAEYITGKLDRKEKIMGVGHRVYKSFDPRSRVLRDYAEHVANKEGKSHYYQILEVIEKTVVDRIGSKGIYPNVDFYSGTVYSDLGITKEYFTPIFALARISGWCASVIEYTRDNRLLRPDAVYTGESDQHYARIEERGGQELQRAEG; the protein is encoded by the coding sequence ATGACGAACATCGCCAAGGGGCTGGAAGGCGTGCTCTTCACCGAGAGCAAACTCACCTTCATCAACGGGACGGAGGGCATCCTCACGCACCTGGGCATCCCGATTCAGGAGTGGGCGGAAAACAGCACCTTCGAGGAGCTGTCTCTCGCCCTGCTCGACGGCGGGCTTCCCACCTCGGGCGACCTCGCGGCCTTCGACGCCGAACTCAAGGCCAACCGTGCGGTGTCCCCGCAGCTTCTGGAGGTCATCGCCGCGATGCCCCGGGGTGTGCACCCCATGCAGGCGCTGCGCACCGCCGTCTCCTACCTGGGCCTGCTCGACCCCCAGGCCGAGGAGACGACCGAACAGGCCCGCCGCGCGATCTCGGTCCGGATGATCGCCCAGTTCGCCACCGTGATCGCCGCGATCTACCGGGCGCAACAGGGCCAGGAGGTCGTGGCCCCCCGGCAGGATCTCACCCACGCGGGGAACTTCCTGTACATGCTGACGGACAAGGAGCCCAGCCCCGAGCAGGCCCGGCTCTTCGACATCGCGCTCGTGCTGCACGCCGACCACGGCATGAACGCCTCAACCTTCACGGCGATTGCCACGAGCTCCACCCTCAGCGACATGTACTCGTGCATCACGTCGGCCATCGGGGCGCTGAAGGGCCCGCTGCACGGCGGCGCGAACGAGGCCGTGATGGACATGCTCGACGAGATCGGCACGCCGGACAGGGCCGCCGAGTACATCACGGGCAAGCTCGACCGCAAGGAAAAGATCATGGGCGTGGGCCACCGCGTCTACAAGTCCTTCGACCCGCGCTCGCGGGTGCTGCGCGACTACGCCGAGCACGTCGCCAACAAGGAGGGCAAGAGCCACTATTACCAGATTCTCGAAGTCATCGAGAAGACGGTCGTGGACCGCATCGGCTCCAAGGGCATCTACCCGAACGTGGACTTCTACTCCGGCACGGTGTACTCCGACCTCGGCATCACGAAGGAATACTTCACGCCGATCTTCGCCCTGGCGCGCATCAGCGGCTGGTGCGCCTCCGTGATCGAGTACACGCGCGACAACCGCCTGCTGCGCCCCGACGCCGTATATACGGGAGAAAGCGATCAGCATTACGCGCGCATCGAGGAGCGGGGCGGGCAGGAGTTGCAGCGGGCGGAGGGGTAA
- a CDS encoding MBL fold metallo-hydrolase: MTASAPALTPVLGTLHALQVPIPYPMKTVTVLIDAPRQGPVTLIDTALDTPEARQAIEDGLSAFGLHWPDVERVIVTHHHPDHYGLAGVVEERSGAAVQMLDVEIGRGERYWHLWEEWLPGHIKHMRDHGLPRELIETLEHDSRRGKARVHPASRVQPLREGQHVPLAGGEWEVLWLPGHADGHLGLWNAEESLLIAGDAILPRISPNVGLYAYTRPDPLGDYLQTLGKLEALNPARAVVGHHGPVMEGVQARARELRGHHHERLDFIREEAQKEPRDAYRLSLAMFPRDLNTAGRRFALAETLAHAEHLHLLGQLARTWQGGAWVYHG; this comes from the coding sequence ATGACCGCCTCCGCCCCCGCCCTGACCCCGGTGCTCGGCACCCTGCACGCCCTCCAGGTGCCCATCCCCTACCCGATGAAAACCGTGACGGTCCTGATCGACGCGCCCCGGCAGGGTCCCGTCACCCTGATCGACACGGCGCTCGACACGCCCGAAGCCCGGCAGGCCATCGAGGACGGCTTGAGCGCCTTCGGCCTGCACTGGCCGGACGTGGAGCGGGTGATCGTGACCCACCACCACCCCGACCACTACGGGTTGGCGGGCGTGGTGGAGGAACGCAGCGGCGCGGCGGTGCAGATGCTCGACGTGGAGATCGGGCGCGGGGAGCGGTACTGGCACCTGTGGGAGGAGTGGCTGCCCGGCCACATCAAGCACATGCGGGACCACGGCCTGCCACGTGAGCTGATCGAGACGCTGGAGCACGACAGCCGCCGCGGCAAGGCGCGCGTCCACCCGGCGAGCCGCGTCCAGCCCCTGCGCGAGGGCCAGCACGTCCCCCTGGCGGGCGGGGAGTGGGAGGTGCTGTGGCTGCCCGGCCACGCCGACGGGCACCTGGGGCTGTGGAACGCGGAAGAAAGCCTGCTGATCGCCGGGGACGCCATCCTGCCGCGCATCAGCCCGAACGTGGGCCTCTACGCCTACACGCGGCCCGATCCCCTCGGCGACTACCTCCAGACGCTCGGCAAGCTGGAAGCCCTCAACCCCGCCCGGGCGGTCGTCGGGCACCACGGCCCGGTTATGGAGGGGGTGCAGGCCCGCGCCCGGGAGCTGCGGGGGCACCACCATGAGCGGCTGGACTTCATCCGCGAGGAGGCGCAGAAGGAGCCGCGCGACGCCTACCGCCTCTCCCTGGCGATGTTCCCCCGCGACCTGAACACTGCCGGGCGCCGTTTCGCCCTCGCCGAGACGCTGGCGCACGCCGAACACCTGCACCTGCTGGGGCAACTGGCGCGGACGTGGCAGGGTGGGGCGTGGGTGTACCACGGCTGA
- a CDS encoding metallophosphoesterase family protein, giving the protein MRVLVLSDTHGLLRPEVLALARKADAVLHAGDVGRAEVLTALREATPGPVHTVRGNVDRTPPLSHLPETLLVELEGAGTYILHDLNDLDLSPGAAGIRLVISGHTHQPRVEERDGVTYLNPGSVGPRRFSLPVACAWLHLNGAGGVRVEPLTLQA; this is encoded by the coding sequence ATGCGCGTCCTCGTCCTCTCCGACACCCACGGGCTGCTGCGGCCGGAGGTGCTGGCCCTGGCACGGAAGGCGGATGCCGTGCTCCACGCGGGAGACGTGGGGAGGGCGGAGGTCTTGACCGCCCTACGGGAGGCGACCCCCGGCCCCGTCCACACCGTGCGCGGGAACGTGGACCGCACGCCGCCTCTCTCCCACTTGCCAGAAACCCTGCTCGTCGAGCTTGAAGGCGCAGGAACATACATTCTGCACGACCTGAACGACCTCGACCTCTCCCCCGGCGCGGCGGGCATCCGCTTGGTCATCAGCGGGCACACCCACCAGCCGAGGGTGGAGGAGCGGGACGGCGTGACGTACCTCAACCCCGGCTCGGTCGGCCCGCGCCGCTTCTCGCTGCCGGTGGCGTGCGCGTGGCTGCACCTGAACGGGGCAGGCGGCGTCCGAGTGGAGCCGCTGACCTTGCAGGCGTGA
- a CDS encoding PQQ-binding-like beta-propeller repeat protein → MRTPLSLAFLLPLTLFPALAQTPGAPPVTSLGDLKVVSSVAVTEGGDLIFVGTDARVHRTDTRGTERWNFGVGDLGRAHPVITPQGTVIAASYDDSVYALDPTGKLLWKTKLDGDLFASPALRPDGSVIVATAGGTVYALSPQGQVVWSFKVGSPVFSSPAVAADGTIYFGGQNNSLHALTPNGQLKWTFRAGSTVFSSPALDAQGNVYFGSGDRRIYSVAPDGRVRWVRPTGLFVNASPIVTGGGLVVVGSYDGNVYAVRTSGEDAWVYPTGAPVAASAAELSDGTLVVGDLQGTVHAIGPNGQGLWKIATGKKIDTPVAVSDQGTLYFSGEGGALNAIEKQRPLADGPWTSFRNVPTGWGRVLTAGEAATRTAAKRAAATAVLAGTPPRGATPLPVPPRPAGPAPVTPAPPPALTPEQYAQAAGRSARTLDGQVYLPLRELTGALGTPIRLLTPRTATLTLPAGNGVQAALSGVPVPVRYVDRAPFVPLAALAELPGVTLAARRAAGVSVTLAGRTVTLPLNVPALTPLRGQPEYPALIRRGG, encoded by the coding sequence ATGAGGACACCCCTCTCGCTCGCCTTCCTGCTGCCCCTCACCCTCTTTCCCGCCCTCGCCCAGACGCCCGGGGCGCCGCCGGTGACGTCGCTCGGCGACCTCAAGGTGGTGTCGAGCGTCGCCGTGACGGAAGGCGGCGACCTGATCTTCGTGGGCACCGACGCCCGGGTCCACCGCACCGACACCCGCGGCACCGAGCGGTGGAACTTCGGGGTCGGCGACCTGGGCCGCGCCCACCCGGTCATCACCCCGCAGGGCACGGTGATCGCCGCCTCGTACGACGATTCTGTCTACGCCCTCGACCCCACCGGCAAGCTCTTGTGGAAGACCAAGCTCGACGGCGACCTCTTCGCCAGCCCCGCCCTGCGCCCCGACGGCAGCGTGATCGTCGCCACGGCGGGGGGGACCGTGTACGCGCTCTCGCCCCAGGGCCAGGTCGTCTGGAGTTTCAAGGTGGGCTCGCCCGTCTTCAGCAGCCCCGCCGTGGCGGCGGACGGCACGATCTACTTCGGCGGCCAGAACAACTCGCTCCACGCCCTGACGCCGAACGGCCAGTTGAAGTGGACCTTCCGCGCCGGGTCCACCGTCTTCAGCAGCCCCGCGCTCGACGCCCAGGGCAACGTCTACTTCGGTTCCGGCGACCGCCGCATCTACTCGGTCGCCCCGGACGGCAGGGTGCGCTGGGTGCGTCCCACCGGCCTTTTCGTGAACGCCAGCCCCATCGTGACGGGCGGCGGGCTGGTGGTCGTCGGCAGCTACGACGGCAACGTCTACGCGGTGAGGACGAGCGGGGAGGACGCCTGGGTCTACCCCACCGGGGCCCCGGTCGCCGCGTCTGCCGCCGAGCTGAGCGACGGGACCCTGGTGGTGGGCGACCTGCAAGGGACGGTCCACGCCATCGGGCCGAACGGCCAGGGCCTCTGGAAGATTGCGACCGGCAAGAAGATCGACACGCCCGTCGCGGTGAGCGACCAGGGCACCCTGTACTTCTCGGGCGAGGGCGGGGCCCTGAACGCCATCGAGAAGCAGCGGCCCCTCGCCGACGGGCCCTGGACGAGTTTTCGCAACGTGCCCACCGGATGGGGCCGGGTGCTGACGGCGGGCGAGGCCGCGACCCGCACCGCCGCCAAACGGGCCGCCGCGACCGCCGTGCTGGCGGGGACTCCCCCGCGCGGGGCGACGCCCCTCCCGGTCCCGCCGCGACCCGCGGGCCCCGCGCCCGTGACCCCGGCCCCGCCGCCGGCCCTCACGCCCGAGCAGTACGCGCAGGCGGCGGGGCGGAGCGCCCGCACCCTCGACGGTCAGGTGTACCTGCCCCTGCGCGAGCTGACGGGCGCTCTGGGCACCCCGATCCGGCTTCTCACCCCGCGCACCGCCACCCTGACGCTGCCCGCCGGAAACGGGGTGCAGGCCGCGCTCTCGGGCGTGCCGGTGCCCGTGCGCTACGTGGACCGCGCCCCCTTCGTGCCGCTCGCCGCGCTGGCGGAGCTGCCCGGCGTCACGCTCGCCGCCCGCCGCGCCGCCGGGGTGAGCGTCACCCTGGCGGGGCGCACCGTCACCCTGCCCCTGAACGTGCCCGCCCTCACCCCCCTGCGCGGCCAGCCGGAATACCCGGCGCTGATCCGGCGGGGCGGCTGA